One genomic segment of Dehalococcoidia bacterium includes these proteins:
- the mraY gene encoding phospho-N-acetylmuramoyl-pentapeptide-transferase, which produces MTRALVSGVVALIIAILLGGPVVRQLEARKLGKAISEYLPSSHQIKAGVPTMGGLIIFLTVLLVTVPFNLAGRWSILLPFAMIGATGLIGFVDDLGSLQGRARAGLSWRLKFGLVALLALVAGFVLYFPLKVHRVAVPYYGHLDLGWGIVPLAVLIIVLTTSAVAVTDGLDMLAGGTSVFAFAAYGIVAAVQGQPFLGAFCFTVVGATLGFIYHNAYPARVIMGDTGALALGSSLAVVALMTEQWLVLPIIGVVFVVEAASDVLQIGYFKYSHGKRILRKAPLHHHFEMGGWSEVQVVIRFWLAGIAGAMIGVALAIKVS; this is translated from the coding sequence GTGACCAGGGCGCTGGTGAGCGGCGTGGTGGCGCTGATCATCGCCATCCTGCTCGGCGGGCCGGTGGTGCGCCAGCTCGAGGCGCGCAAGCTGGGCAAGGCGATCAGCGAGTATCTGCCCAGCTCGCACCAGATCAAGGCCGGCGTGCCCACGATGGGCGGCCTGATCATCTTCCTCACGGTGCTGCTGGTGACGGTGCCCTTCAACCTCGCCGGGCGCTGGTCGATCCTGCTGCCCTTCGCCATGATCGGCGCCACGGGGCTGATCGGCTTCGTGGACGACCTCGGCTCGCTGCAGGGGCGCGCCCGCGCCGGGCTGAGCTGGCGGCTGAAGTTCGGCCTGGTGGCGCTGCTGGCACTCGTCGCCGGCTTCGTGCTCTACTTCCCGCTCAAAGTCCACCGCGTGGCCGTGCCCTACTACGGCCACCTGGACCTCGGCTGGGGCATCGTCCCGCTGGCGGTGCTGATCATCGTGCTCACCACCAGCGCCGTGGCCGTGACCGACGGACTGGACATGCTGGCCGGCGGCACCAGCGTCTTCGCCTTCGCGGCCTACGGCATCGTCGCCGCCGTCCAGGGGCAGCCGTTCCTGGGCGCCTTCTGCTTCACCGTGGTCGGCGCCACGCTGGGCTTCATCTATCACAACGCCTACCCGGCGCGGGTGATCATGGGCGACACGGGCGCCCTGGCGCTGGGCTCCAGCCTCGCCGTCGTGGCGCTGATGACGGAGCAGTGGCTGGTGCTGCCGATCATCGGTGTCGTCTTCGTGGTCGAGGCGGCGAGCGACGTGCTGCAGATCGGCTACTTCAAGTACAGCCACGGCAAGCGCATCCTGCGCAAGGCGCCGCTGCATCATCACTTCGAGATGGGCGGCTGGTCGGAGGTCCAGGTCGTGATCCGCTTCTGGCTGGCCGGCATCGCCGGGGCGATGATCGGCGTGGCGCTGGCGATCAAGGTGTCGTGA
- the murD gene encoding UDP-N-acetylmuramoyl-L-alanine--D-glutamate ligase, with amino-acid sequence MNDGELQGRPVAVLGAGIEGRDLARFLSARGARVTVFDTRQAPAIAGAVIELDALGAETRLGPIDAAAADGFDALYVSQSVLLQREPFVLRMQALGRPVSSMLREFLRRWPGPVCGITGSSGKTTTTSLVASAFSAAGRPHILGGNIGAGLLAQLDAGTPESWAVLEISHTQLQLLEHGPEVAAITNVTPNHLDQFRWEEYVALKRQLVQNQPANACAILNASDTVSLTFRNEIAGRCVWFNAPMAADDCFYLDGETLIARRGGRDTAFLGRAEVPLRGAHNVENVLCAAATATACGIPLETVAAAVRRFQPVAHRLEVAGSAGGVTYVNDSIATSPERTLAGMRSFDGPLILLLGGRDKNLPLQELVREANARARAVILFGEAARLLANAFAEHSDEGPRTAVVRVTTLAEAVAAAQRRALPGDVVLLSPACTSFDAYPNFERRGEEFRRLAGALAGQTVQKDGAPSPR; translated from the coding sequence ATGAACGACGGCGAGCTGCAGGGCCGGCCGGTCGCCGTGCTCGGCGCCGGCATCGAAGGGCGCGACCTGGCGCGCTTCCTCAGCGCACGGGGCGCCCGTGTCACGGTCTTCGACACGCGCCAGGCGCCGGCGATCGCCGGCGCCGTGATCGAACTGGACGCGCTGGGCGCGGAGACACGGCTTGGCCCGATCGACGCGGCCGCGGCCGACGGCTTCGACGCGCTCTACGTCTCGCAGAGTGTGCTCCTGCAGCGCGAGCCGTTCGTGCTGCGCATGCAGGCGCTGGGCCGGCCGGTCAGCTCGATGCTGCGCGAGTTCCTGCGCCGCTGGCCGGGGCCGGTCTGCGGCATCACCGGCTCAAGCGGTAAGACGACGACGACCTCGCTGGTCGCATCCGCCTTCAGCGCCGCGGGCCGGCCGCACATTTTGGGCGGCAACATCGGCGCGGGGCTTCTGGCGCAGCTCGACGCGGGCACGCCCGAGAGCTGGGCGGTGCTGGAGATCAGCCATACGCAACTGCAGCTCTTGGAGCACGGGCCGGAGGTGGCCGCGATCACCAACGTCACGCCGAACCACCTCGACCAGTTCCGCTGGGAGGAGTACGTGGCGCTGAAGCGCCAGTTGGTGCAAAACCAGCCGGCGAACGCTTGCGCGATCCTCAATGCGAGCGATACAGTATCGCTAACTTTCCGTAATGAAATCGCAGGTCGCTGCGTCTGGTTCAATGCGCCGATGGCCGCTGACGACTGCTTCTACCTGGACGGCGAGACGCTGATCGCGCGGCGCGGCGGGCGCGACACGGCCTTTCTGGGCCGCGCCGAGGTCCCGCTGCGCGGGGCGCACAACGTCGAGAACGTACTCTGCGCCGCGGCCACAGCCACGGCCTGCGGCATCCCGCTGGAGACGGTCGCGGCTGCCGTGCGGCGCTTCCAGCCCGTCGCGCACCGGCTGGAAGTCGCGGGCAGCGCGGGCGGCGTCACCTACGTGAACGACAGCATCGCCACCTCGCCGGAGCGCACGCTGGCCGGCATGCGGTCGTTCGACGGGCCGCTGATCCTGCTGCTCGGCGGGCGCGACAAGAACCTGCCCCTGCAAGAGCTGGTGCGTGAGGCGAACGCACGGGCGCGGGCCGTGATCCTCTTCGGCGAGGCGGCGCGGCTGCTGGCGAACGCCTTCGCCGAGCATTCGGACGAAGGGCCGCGCACCGCCGTCGTGCGGGTTACCACGTTAGCGGAGGCCGTGGCGGCGGCGCAGCGGCGGGCGCTGCCCGGCGACGTAGTGCTGCTCTCGCCCGCCTGCACCAGCTTCGATGCCTATCCCAACTTCGAGCGGCGCGGCGAGGAGTTCCGCCGCCTCGCCGGCGCGCTGGCCGGCCAGACCGTGCAGAAGGACGGTGCGCCATCGCCGCGCTGA